From a single Callithrix jacchus isolate 240 chromosome 5, calJac240_pri, whole genome shotgun sequence genomic region:
- the TRIM47 gene encoding E3 ubiquitin-protein ligase TRIM47, translated as MDGSGPFSCPICLEPLREPVTLPCGHNFCLTCLGALWPHRGAAGAGGPGGAARCPLCQEPFPDGLQLRKNHTLSELLQLRQGSGPGPGPGPATAPALEPSAPSAPPSAPEPSAPCAPEPWPEGEEPVRCDACPEGAALPAALSCLSCLASFCPAHLGPHERSPALRGHRLVPPLRRLEESLCPRHLRPLERYCRAERVCLCEACAAQEHRGHELVPLEQERALQEAEQPKVLSAVEDRMDELGAGIAQSRRTVALIKSAAVAERERVSRLFAEAAATLQGFQTEVLSFIEEGEAAMLGRSQGDLRRQEEQRSRLSRARQNLSQVPEADSVSFLQELLALRLALEEGCGPGPGPPRELSFTKSSQAVRAVRDVLTAACASQWEQLRGPGGNEDGPQKLDSEADAEPQDPDSTNLLESEAARDYFLKFAYIVDLDSDTADKFLQLFGTKGVKRVLCPINYPESPTRFTHCEQVLGEGALDRGTYYWEVEIIEGWVSVGVMAEDFSPQEPYDRGRLGRNAHSCCLQWNGRSFSVWFYGLEAPLPHPFSPTVGVCLEYADRALAFYAVRDGKMNLLRRLKASRTRRVGVPASPIDPFQSRLDSHFASLFTHRLKPAFFLESVDAHLQIGPLKKSCISVLKRR; from the exons ATGGACGGCAGCGGGCCATTCAGCTGCCCCATCTGCCTGGAGCCGCTCCGGGAGCCGGTGACGCTGCCCTGCGGCCACAACTTCTGCCTTACCTGCCTGGGCGCTCTCTGGCCGCATCGTGGCGCCGCTGGAGCCGGCGGACCCGGAGGCGCGGCCCGCTGCCCGCTGTGCCAGGAGCCCTTCCCTGACGGCCTGCAGCTCCGCAAGAACCACACGCTGTCCGAGCTGCTGCAGCTCCGCCAGGGCTCGGGCCCAGGGCCCGGCCCCGGCCCGGCCACCGCCCCGGCCCTGGAGCCCTCGGCGCCCAGCGCGCCACCCAGCGCCCCTGAGCCGTCGGCTCCCTGCGCTCCGGAACCGTGGCCGGAGGGCGAAGAGCCGGTGCGCTGCGACGCGTGCCCCGAGGGCGCGGCCCTACCCGCCGCGCtgtcctgcctctcctgcctcgcCTCCTTCTGCCCTGCGCACCTGGGCCCGCACGAGCGCAGCCCTGCGCTCCGCGGACACCGCCTGGTGCCGCCGCTGCGCCGGCTGGAAGAGAGCCTGTGCCCGCGCCACCTGCGGCCGCTCGAGCGCTATTGCCGCGCGGAGCGCGTGTGCCTGTGCGAGGCCTGCGCTGCCCAGGAGCACCGGGGTCACGAGCTGGTGCCGCTGGAGCAGGAGCGCGCGCTTCAGGAG GCCGAGCAGCCCAAAGTCCTGAGCGCCGTGGAGGACCGCATGGATGAGCTGGGTGCTGGCATTGCACAGTCCAGGCGCACGGTGGCCCTCATCAAG AGTGCAGCCGTGGCGGAGCGGGAGAGGGTGAGCCGGCTATTTGCAGAGGCTGCAGCCACCCTGCAGGGCTTCCAGACCGAGGTGCTGAGCTTCATCGAAGAAGGGGAAGCTGCCATGCTGGGTCGCTCCCAGGGCGACCTGCGGCGACAGGAGGAACAGCGCAGCCGCCTGAGCCGAGCCCGCCAGAACCTCAGCCAGGTCCCCGAAGCCGACTCAGTCAGCTTCCTACAG GAGCTGCTGGCGCTAAGGCTGGCCCTGGAGGAGGGGTGTGGCCCTGGACCTGGCCCCCCGAGGGAGCTCAGCTTCACCAAATCATCCCAAGCTGTCCGTGCAGTGAGAGACGTGCTGACCGCGGCCTGCGCTAGCCAGTGGGAGCAGCTGAGGGGGCCGGGCGGCAATGAGGACGGGCCACAGAAATTAGACTCGGAAG CTGATGCTGAGCCTCAGGACCCCGATAGCACCAACCTCTTGGAGAGTGAAGCTGCCAGGGACTATTTCCTCAAGT TTGCCTACATTGTGGATTTGGACAGTGACACAGCAGACAAGTTCCTGCAGCTGTTTGGAACCAAAGGTGTCAAGAGGGTGCTATGTCCCATCAACTACCCCGAGTCACCCACCCGCTTCACCCATTGTGAGCAGGTGCTGGGCGAGGGCGCCCTGGACCGGGGCACCTACTACTGGGAGGTGGAAATTATAGAGGGGTGGGTCAGCGTGGGGGTCATGGCTGAAGACTTCTCCCCGCAAGAGCCCTATGACCGCGGCCGCCTGGGCCGCAACGCCCACTCCTGCTGCCTGCAGTGGAATGGACGCAGCTTCTCCGTCTGGTTTTATGGGCTGGAGGCGCCCCTGCCGCACCCCTTCTCGCCCACGGTCGGGGTCTGCCTGGAATACGCCGACCGTGCCCTGGCCTTCTATGCTGTGCGGGACGGCAAGATGAACCTCCTGCGAAGGCTGAAGGCCTCCCGGACCCGCCGAGTTGGCGTCCCTGCCTCCCCCATCGACCCCTTCCAAAGCCGCCTGGACAGTCACTTTGCGAGCCTCTTCACACACAGGCTCAAGCCTGCCTTCTTCCTGGAGAGCGTGGATGCACACCTGCAGATCGGGCCGCTCAAGAAGTCTTGCATATCCGTGCTGAAGAGGAGGTGA